ATTTTAATATTAATGCCTGTTTAATTAATTAACGCCTTTAATTATCCAACAGATTATAAAGTCGCTTTATAATCTGCTGTGTATACCGAATCCATGAGTTTATGAATTTATGCTCTTTTGTCTGAATATACATTTGAAATGTTCCCTTGTCTtttgtaaaaaacaaaacaatgataGGCTTATAAGTGAAGACATCTAAACCAAACATATATGAAGGCCTATATATATGGATGAAGGCCTATATATATGGATGAAGGCCTATATATATGGATGAAGGCCTATATATATGGATGAAGGCCTATATATATGGATGAAGGCCTATATATATGGATGAAGGCCTATGGATGAAGGCCTATATATATGGATGAAGGCCTATATATATGGATGAAGGCCTATATATATGGATGAAGGCCTATATATCTATAATAGGCCTTCATCCAAAATTGTTGTCAGTGAATTGAATAGTTGTCAGTGAAGTGAGTGAATTGATACACTAGGTTGAATTCTGAATGGGAAGAGTAATCGGGCAAACTTCAGTCTCCTGTAACCTTTTCAGACATCTCTCCAACATATTACATGATACATTTCTGAAATCCTCAAAATGTTTCATaatcacgcacaaacacacattttTATCACAGAAGGCGGCCACTGAGTCAAAACCCTATTTTCAGTTCTCACTTGGTAGACAGCAGGTTAGATAAACTGGGACACCATTATTACAGTCCTAATTGTACCCCAAAAACAATTCAATGTTGTGTGATTAGGAAACATCTGAGAATTTCAGAAATGTATCATGTGTTGTATATGTTGGATAGATAAAGTGTCACATTTTTTCTGAATTCCTTCaaataacagtactaataacaaTTCTACAAGAGAAAACGTACAATAAATTGTACTACAAGAACCAGAACCTTGCCTAACCTAAGTACAGGTGTTCCCTAATGTAAACCGGATCTTTCCTCCATTGGAAAAGCCTAGAAGACTGTCCtactttagctagctatgtttaGTAAAGCGGGACAACAAAAAAGTGCTGAATTACAAAATTTAAACATAATATTggcaacttaaaaaaaaaaaaatgtatttgatgcACCAGTAGTATGCACATTTACATCACACCTTGGCACTGTTCATTATGAGTTGTATGACTTTAACAGAAAAAAGCTATATGTCACTGTGCATTGTAAGGTgaacttcctgtttgaagtttgcTCTTGGTGCTTTcacgacaactgggaactcagagaAAAAACTAGGTCAAATCACGACGTCCAGATCGGATATCTAGAAAGAGGTTAGAGTTgctgacttggaattccgagttgaatCACTGTTCAaaaagattttcccaactcagagCAAGTTTCTTTCGGGAGTTCCCAGTTGATGTGAACTCAACTGACGTCGGAGATTTCGGCCTAGtacccagttgttttgaacgtggcatCTGCCCCCTCTATGATGTCACACCAACGAAGTGATGTGATTTTTATCATGTGGTTGGTTTCTCTGCAAGGGCATTTGTTTACTGTTACAAACTGTCTTTCTATTTGTGCAACTAAACTAATCGGAACTAGGAATCTCAGAAATGTCCGCTTTACTAACTAGTTAAACATGGCACGTGCATAACTACAACCAGTTTGCAAGTGTGGCATTTCCGAGTTTTCTAGTAATATGTGAACGTGGCATTAGtgttggtgctttcaagacaactgggaactcagaaaaaaaacgAGGCGTCAGTgctcttcaggtcggaaagtcagagctcgagaaagatgccagagtttctgacttggaattccgagttggatgaccctTCAAAACGCCCCCCCCCCCAGTTCCAAGTTGTTTTGGACGTGGCATAACAATAAATTAGATTTTCTCTTGTCAGACCAATAAATATATGCTTCAGGATTAAGCTGTCCCAGTTTATATGATGTCCCACTTTCTGAATTCACCCTATAGGCTTTTACAATTTCGACACAATTCCATTGCACAATATTTTAAGTCCACAAATGTTTAAATGAACAAGGAAAAAATGAAAACTCGCACCAACAAAATTAACATGTTACTGGCTTCAAGCGAAAAGCTTTAGAAATAATATACTAAGGTTATATCTGTAACCGTATCATCCTAAAATGTTTGAATAATAAAATACACAAAATATCCATAAAGAATCACGATAAAATATTTTTATCCCCTCCAAAATGCTCCTCAGATAATGTTTCAATTCGCGCGAGCCACCTGGTCCAAAACAAATATTTTCAGACACAACTTTCTTGTCACACTTGGAACAAATGAGATTACAACACCATAAACTTCCTGTGAAGGAAGCTGGGACAAACAGCGACACATTTATTGCACCATCCTCTTCCAGTATGGCAATATAGTCGATCACATGACATTTTTATACACAGTGGAAAACCTGAGTGTGATTTATTTGGTTGTATAGAAGCATGGGGTTAAACATTGGGAGGCTTGTAACTTTGAAGATTTGATTTAGACATTTACAGTATCATCAGATTCAGTATATCAGTGTTTGTTTGAAAATTAGGAGAGGCATAATACGACTATATATTTCCGCCATGAAGCTGTAAActatgcacctgtgtaataacaaGCCTATTCGATGATACAGTACGTCTGCACAATCTTCTTGGAAATTACAGTCTTCATTTCAGAGCACTAAAGCCTCAACAAGCACTGTCCATATCCTGAGAGAAGATGAAAAGTAATTTCTCTCAATTCTCAATAGTTGTATCAATAAAACTGAAAAATCAACCAAACCAAAGTAATACAAAAAAGGCAAGGCAAGGTTCTCCAATAGTGATTTCAAATAAAAGTAAATCAATGATATCAGAAGCGCGATACCGCCAGCCCTTGATACCGGCCAGCCCTTGATACCAATACCTCGATACCGCCAGCCCTTGATACCGATACCTCGATACCGCCAGCCCTTGATACCGATACCTCGATACCGCCAGCCCTTGCCGTTCTGATAGGAAACATGTCAAGATTTGGCTGTAACAGTAAAGAAAGTAGTCTATAGTAGAGGATACTGGATTGCTATGGTTGTGAGTAGCTAGACTAGGCTCTGTAGGTCCTGAAGTGACAGCTGCTACATCAGAATAGAGGTATTCGACTGAGGTCGGGCTCTTCAGGGCCTCCCGTACACCACTGATAACctgcaacacacaaacacaacatggTCAGGAAAAACCAAGGGTTATCCTACAAAGCAGGTTTGAGGAGTTAGCGaggtaactttggtcaactctCGAGTTCAACTCGGGATAACCGTCATTCAAAAGTGGCTCACCTTTTAAGCCTGGTAAATGTATATGCAACGAATCCATCAGAACTATAACCTGCTATGGGGAAGAGCAACTCACGGCCAATGCCACTTACCCTGAATGAAATGACTGAGCCACgagttgaggaccaatgaaatcagattccctccttcatttgaggaagacaactgattaaatattttattaaaatgtctgtgttaaaaaataaaaatgttaaaatATATCACATTACCCATTTAGTAATGACAGAAAGCATTTTAAACTTCACGCACAGTAACACTTTTGTATGACTTAATACAATTATTTTATCGACCAGAGGGGTGGGAAAGGTGTTTGTGCATTGATAAGCACACCAAAGCAAACCAAAGTCGGCATTAACAATAATAGAATACAGAAGGCACTTCGAAAATCTTATTTCACGCCATAGCTTGCTGAATTTGCAAGAAAAATATTATTTAATTTCAGCACAAATGAAAATGTGGCACTTCATCGCCCATATATTGACGTTTCAGTATTAAGTCACTGAAGAGTTTTATCGTCCGACTAACCATGTGCTACATGCACGCGTagttacaagcctgctagagttagCAGCAGACGGACGAGCAATATCCACAGTCATAGTACGGACGAAGCCTATGAAATGCGAAGCTAATTGAAGCTGATTAGCTTTAGAAAACcctgagtagatctagcttgcttCATAGGATTCCCCCCTGGATTCTAAGCAGATCGCACCTTGTCGGCTATGCAccatttgggctcccgagtggcgcagcggtctaagtttCAACTGAATATTCTTGACTGCAATCCACTCTAAAGTGATGGGTCAACTTTTGCAACAAGGCAAATGACTTTAAAGTGAGGTCTGTTAagctctcgagtggcgcagcggtctagaggcgtcactacagaccgcggttcgattccaggctgtatcacaactggccgtgattgggagtcccatagggcggcacacaattggcccagcctcgTCCGGGTtagtgtttggccggggtaggccgtcattgtaaataatattttgttcttaactgacttgcctagttaaacaaaggttaaataataaaaaCATTAAAGGCAATGTTTCCACGTTTGCTGAGACCGCATTCCATAAATGATACATCTGCCGGCTCAATAGTAAATTACCTTTGGTGGTAGCAAGCAGACTAGGTATCAACAGACAATCCAGAAGGGGCTGGCCAACAGTAACGAGATGTCGCTGAGTATTTGCATAAAGTTCCACATTCCCCAACTTTGGTCCCGCCCTTTTCAAGTCCCTAGCCCACGTTCTTTTTGCCTAACGGTACCGCCCACTTCGcttctgtcattgaaaataaacgTGCTCTGTTGTTTCATCGCCCCGGACGTGACATGCAGATCTCCGCAGGCATCTATAGTAAATATGTATATGATTTCTGGGTGGCAATACGACTAATCTCCTCAGCAGCACAATGCACATGTTTGTAAAGTTTACAAAAGCTGTGTGTTTAAGGGAACACTTTATTTTGTATAGCCAGTAGGGATGGGTAAAGCATTCCAGATTATATATTTGCCTTTGGTGATGGGAAAAGTATCTCGGAAATAGGCTAACCAGAGGGCTGGTAAATATGTTTTAGGAATACAGGAGCACAGTGAGTATGTCTCCTGGAGCAATGCTGCTACCTGGGTCTAGTGTTGCATGAGGCCCATCCATTATTCACATgattcacctaacaacaacaacagaggcCTGACTAATTACACAGCTGCCATGCAGTAGGTAGGCCTCAACTGCAAATTATTAATGAGATGGATAGTTGGATAGTTGACTCAAATGCTAATGGCTTGGTACTGTTCTATGGTCCTGCAGATATATTGTTagtaagtaaaaaataaaaaattgataGGTATGTATGCTTTATGATGCGCTTATAATGCAATGTAAGACTTGTCATAAGACTAATTTATCATTTCTTATAATAAACATCATTATGAGCAGGACTAAATACGAGACATTTTGAGTTAGTTGAAACCATACTGCAGCCAACAGCCAGGTACAACGTTCAATTATTTGTTGAGCACCTCACTCAATAAGGCATGTTCTTTACCATCTACTTATCAGATTGGATGAAGACAACATCTGTAGCCTTGATAAGGTGATATCAGCTCAAGAAAGCGTCATCTCCCATTTATTTAGACAGCTATAAATCAGAGCTGAAGTTATGTCCCTGGTTTCCTCTCTGGGGTGGTGTACACAGTGGATCAGTTAGGGACCAAATGGAATGTttcccagggtgtgtgtgtcgcCCCGGACTGCTGCATCACGGATCTAGAGAGGGTTGGGGGGGTAATCAGGTGGAGGAGATAAGGCCCGAGAGGCGTCTGTGTGTACACAGACGGGAGCAGCACGGAACTGTCCCACACAGCGCCTGCTAGGCTCACGCCCTGCCACCGACCTGCCTGGGGAagtagtgcacacacacaccacacacacgccaTCTGGCACAGGTCAAACAATGCAAGGGCAAGCACACAATGCAGATTGgagatgccacacacacacacaccactgtatATTTCACAGGGCAACATAAAACACAAGGAAACCTTTGAATTGCTGTGCCTGTGGTTATGTATATGCATTTTTCATAACAATGAATATACAATTTCTAATTCTATGCATATCTTAATGAAATCATGAGTTTTAACAGGTTGGCATTCACTTTTGTGATGTTTAAAATGTACCAAAGAGAGCATCCAAAAGAACACACACTGCAGTGCACCCTGGATACACACAAGTGTATCCAGATCACTAGGTTAAGTTTGTTGAGAGGGTGTTCCCCCAGGTAAAACAATGTTCTCTGATTTCCTCTGCTGATCCCTGACTGATCCTACTGAGGCACAGGCTCTCCAGCTGTTCCTGCAACagcacatgacacacacacacacacacacttacagatTGAGGAGCACCATAACGATCATGGTCCCCTCTGGGCCTTTGTGGATAATGTTGGTGTTGGTGAACCTGCCATGGAAAAAAAGACACTGTATAGTAAAAAAATGGCACAGGTCTGACATCGCACTGCCACCAGGCCGGACATCGCACTGCCACCAGGCCAGACATCGCACTGCCACCAGGCCAGACATCGCACTGCCACCAGGCCTGACATCGCACTGCCACCAGGCCTGACATCGCACTGCCACCAGGCCAGACATCGCACTGCCACCAGGCCAGACATCGCACTGCCACCAGGCCAGACATCGCACTGCCACCAGGCCAGACATCGCACTGCCACCAGGCCAGACATCGCACTGCCACCAGGCCAGACATCGCACTGCCACCAGGCCTGACATTGCACTGCCACCAGGCCTGACATTGCACTGCCACCAGGCCGGACATCGCTGATTTTCCATGAAAGAGAAAACACAACAGTCTCTGTCCTTTGCTTCAACTTGGCACTGAAAATCTTTAAATCATATTAGCCTAAAGTCCAACCATATCAGAGACACCTCATCATATAGATTGAACAATTATAGGTGTTTATTTGACAGTTTGCAGTGTAATGTCTGGCTGCTGTTCCAGCAGGCCTTAGTAGCTAGCAGATAATTCCTGGAAACAGGCCTCTTGCTGAAGGTGTGACTCGTGCCTCACTATTAAATCAGAGCTACAGGAAGTCAATAGCACTCTGCCAATCACTACTTCCTGTTGACTGCACCTCAATCAGCCAATCACAGCCCAGTTAGTGCCCATGACAGGAACAGAGTTCACCTCTGGCAGTTTGGGGCTACCCTGAAAAGTTCACTCAGTTCGTGGAAGCCTTGTCACCACACCACTTCTCCATAAATACCAGAGCATGTATTCATAGTGTCTCAGAGTAgtagttctgatctaggatcatgtGTGTCCTCGTCTCCCGTCCATTTAATCTTATTCACTATGATCAAAAAGCCAatactgattctagatcagcacttcaGATAAGATGGTTTATGACTACGGGACCAGGTAAATATTGACTGAAATAAGAGTGTAAAATGTCCAGTTTCTCTCCCAGACAGTATTGGACACTGTAGTAGGAAATGGTGTGTTAAAACAGCAATCTGCAGTGTaatacatccatttttggacttataaattaacgatacatacccattgattcttgaagaatataacttagaaattgCTTTATTAGCTAAGTTCAAatgtcataccccatcagaacccaaaatataagcttgtttcacCTCAATGTTAGTaaacaagcatttagctacaccttcagtagcatctgctaaatatgtgtatgcgaccaatacaattagatttcaaacataaacaaacactgtattgcCTCAAAACATGCTTGAAACTCTAATCTAGGACGCTCAggccttgcatccatagctctgtctatgaatttttgaagagttacatttctccaggcccatccttttattgttttttattgtttcaattaaggattgGCCCTTTAACTCTCAGAGTTGACATTGGCACTGACCTGAAGGTCCTGACCAGGCTGTTGTGGTCACTGGAGATGTCAGTCATGGTGAGACGTTTCCCAAGATGAGGAAAACCGGACATATAAATACACACGCATATACACAGAACTTGATTTCATTTCTTAAGTTGCTGAGATGCGAAGTTCAACAAGACCGAGCTAGTACTTACCAATGCTTCTGTAATATTGCTGGTTGTCAACTATCAGCACATCAGTGACCACATTTCCATTGCATAAAACCGTAGCAGCATTTtcatacagatacacacaccctCTAGTGAGCTTCTCAACCGTTATGTGTTTCTGTATGAGGTGCTAGGCATGGGAATCAACCAACCACTCTGGTCctgggtggggggggtggggtggagagagagcatgagagaaagAGCGTGAAAGCAGGAGAAAGAGTGTGAAAGAAGGAGAAAGAGCGTGAAAGCAGGAGAAAAAGCGTcaaagcaggagaaagagagtgaaagcaGGAGAAAGAGCGTGAAAGAAGGAGAGAGCGTAgatgggaaaggagaggagacacagagttAGGGAAAGAAGTGAGGTGCGACATAAAAAAAACATCTTCATGGTAAAAGCCAACCTCAAAAACaagaccatcatcatcatcatcatcacgctTAACATCTCCAATGCTTATACATAGTGCCCCCATCTGGACACTGACGGTTACTACACTACACTTATCCCCCACTCACCTCTGAGTCTCAGGGCCCGTTTCCCTGACACCCAGTGGGCTTCCTCCCCTTTGTAGAACTCCCTGACCCTCTGGGGACCCGCCGTCCCCTCCATCCCCAACCCCTTCTACAACATCCTCCAGGTTATCTTCATCcagttcttcttcttctcctcctttttcttcttcgtttctactgttgttttattaaaGTGGTCTGGGCCATATAGGAACTTCATAGTCTCCTCAGTCCACCATTCGTCGAAGGAACTCCATAGGACTTCTAGAAGGTTCAGTCAGACCGAGCCAGGTTTTGGAGTAGTTTCGTGGCCCTTGAGGAGCCCCTGGGCCCCCCTCCTGCTCATGCCCAACTGGGTGATCCTGAGGCCCGGCTGGGTGGGCTGTGCTGGGGTTGAGTCCCACTGAGGGTTGGGGGTTGTAGCTGGATCTTGATTCTGTACACTGCATTGTGTTGACGGTTGTTAGTACAGAAGATGTAACCGTGACTGGATCTCTATCCTGCATTGTGACTTGGCTCAGTAGTGCTGCGGCATCCTCCATAGACTGGCCCTCTGGTGAGCCTCTCTCTTCCAGGAAAGGCTGCTGCTTACTGGGGTGGTTTGTATCTGTTGTGTGTTGTTGGGGTCCATCTATGTCATTGATTGTCTTTGTTGGTTCTTTCTGTGATTCTTCTGTATTCTCCTTCCTTCTTGTCTTCagccttgtttgtttgttttggcaTCTTTGTGTCCTTCCCTCCcgaccttctctccctcttctcgttCCCTCCCCACCCCTTCATTTGATGTGCTTGGGCAGACTGCCCCAGCGCACCCTGGGTCCCTGTTGCTGGGAGACTACGCTGGAAACAAAGTGCTGTTCTGTGTCGCTGTGACCGGCTGTACGGGATCATCTGGGGTTCTCTGGGGCCACAGAGTACAGGGGAAGGTTCCTCACATCCTCCTCTCTGAAACACCTCagtcagcctctcctcctctccagtgctaccgctacagacagacagagggaatcAGGGGGAAGTCAGTCAGTCAAGCcaccaatcaatcaataaatcaatggATCTATAATTTAATTTGATGTATATATTCTGTGAATTATTTAATTATTATGCCATAATGATTGATAAATggatccatccctccatcccttatAAATCAGTTGAATGACAGCTACACATCTTATCAATTAATCGAGACTATatgaaattgtaaaaaaaaaaaacgaatgtACATACCAATCTCCTTATTCATTAAGTTTACATCTGGGGGGTTGCAAACAAAAAGAGGAAAAACATGGTCATAAGAGGAGAGTCAACATTTTGGTCATATctggcgtctgctaaatgacttaaatgtaaatgtaaatgtaaatatctgGACCTATAGGAAAATGGCGGCCTACCTGAGCACGGCTATATCTGCGGTTAACCATGACTCAATGTAAAGTGAAACGGAACATAATTACCTCTTGTGCTGCCTCAATCATAGAGGGCTCTTTGAAATCTGCAGCTCAAATGACTTGGAGGCTTTGTAGCAGAATTACTGCAGAAGGACTAGGTCAGAGACTAAAAGGGCATTGTTTCAGTCTTACATCAGTCACGTACTTCAATGGTGCCGGTCATAACACAACAGAATATCTGATTCTGTACACTGACCTTGCGTTCTGTAATGTCATTGACTTTATTGGTGTTGGTGGAAATGTTTAACTGTTGAGTGGGGACCTATGAAAAGAAATATCAGAATGAGTTGGTTTTGACAAAACACTATTTACTCAAAGGCAAGTAAAAAAAGGGAGGCCTTTTATAAATAAATGAAACGTTACCTAGCCCAGTTTATTTGAACAGACAGGATAGCCACACAGCTTCACAATAGATCTCTCCTCAACTGTCTTTGTAATTGGCAGAAATGATCAAGCTTTCCTGCAAATCAAGGACAACATCATGAATACATGACAGATACCCCACACTACCTGAAATAGAGATGTGATGCTCCTCGATCAACTGATATCTATTGACAGAAACTGTACAATCTTTCCACGAGGTCATAGATCCTCTTCTAATACTCAAAAGTGGAACCGTTCCAAATCCGCATGTCACCATCTTAGCCACCAACCACAGATAAAAAGAGCAATCTTGTATTTGGATCAGTGTATTTGTAGACCTCAATCTTTATGGTACTCACACAGTCAACCAGGAAGTCCTCCAGTACGCTATCCTCCAAGAGACACTCCACCACCTGCAGAGGTCTCTTCTCCAGGGGGGGATACATTCTTGCTTCCTCTGCAGAGGTCTGTGCTTTGACACTCTCCCCATCTGTCGAATAAGTGACATTGGGTGTCCGTGCTCATGACAGAACGTAATAAGACAGTTAGCTGTAATTAAGTATTAAAGGCTAACGTTGTATGGTTAGCTATGAAACATGTTAGCTAACTATATGTAAACACAACTGTAGCTGCAAGATTGATATCTCCATTTTCATTAATTTTTGAGGACCTACAAAGACCCAACAATATCCAAACACAATGTTAATACCGGTCTGATGATGCCTTATAAAAACGAAACCTTTTACATTGCTCCTTCTTCATGCTGGTCCAATGTTTTGTGCTAATTTCAACTTTGACCTGTGACGTATTACATCTACGGCAATTCATCAGGGTCAACGCTGCCGAAACACTTCCGAATCCACGCGACTGACATTGTCTCCGATAATTGGCATGTAAGTAGCAATTCCTCTAATACATTAAACCGATTAATACTTTAACTATGGCCTTATATTCTTTATCGTGGAAATGAAGCTGTAGATCCTATGTAGCTTTATGAAACGATTACACTTAGGGTCTATTGTTGCCTCGATTTCTCGCCTCAAGGCAAAGCAGCCACAATAATGAAGTGATTTGACTATTCCGTTCTTGCTTATTTCCTAATCATGTGCGTTTTAGACTAGGCTAGCTACGCCACTagcataaacaaacaaaatacAGTTTTATTAAATCACTAATGATGGAGTTAAACCAAGATACATTTCTGACGTTACATCCATTGTGTGCCACTCACTCACAGCAAAACAGCTGGTGCATACTAAATAGTCCTACTTTGCCTTGACTCTCTGTTTTGTGTGCCACGGTTTCATACATAAAACAAAACTGTGATGACTGCATTCGAAACGTGTTATTTAATAACCCGTACTACTGAACAcacattttttcccccctcacAGGAGTGTTTAGTGAAGAGATACCCTCTGTTGGAGAACAGCCGAGACAACGAGGATGGCTCTAGAACAACTAAGTGATATCGTCCAGAGATGTGTAAGTTATAAGAGTACACATAAGACAGGGGTGTGAAATTCCATTTAGGGCTTAGTGTCTGCTGGTTtgagttttttcctttcaattaagacctagacaaccaggcgaGGAGAGTACCAAattaattagtgaccttaatgtatcaatcaagtacaagggaggagcaacacacagacactcagccctgcatggaatgagtttgacatgtgTCCTATGACAACTGAGTTCACCAGAGCATTGTGTTATGGCTGGTCTCGCTCACCAGACGTCCTCCCCAAGCTGGTCTCGCTCACTCAGACGTCCTCCCCAAGCTGGTCTCGCTCACCCAGACGTCCTCCCCAAGCTGGTCTCGCTCACCCAGACGTCCTCCCCAAGCTGGTCTCGCTCACCCAGACGTCCTCCCCAAGCTGGTCTCGCTCACCAGACGTCCTCCCCAAGCTGGTCTCGCTCACCAGACGTCCTCCCCAAGCTGGTCTCGCTCCCCCAGACGTCCTCCCCAAGCTGGTCTCGCTCCCCCAGACGTCCTCCCCAAGCTGGTCTCGCTCACCCAGACGTCCTCCCAAAGCTCAGATGCTTAGTATAGCATGTGCGCAGTAGCTTGGGGACGAGGTTAGTAAAGGACAGACTTACCaacccccctttccctctctctctttttctctaccCCTTTCTCATGCAGCAAGTCATCCAAGATGACAACTATACGACTGAGGATTATTCCGTGTTCCAGATAGCTGGACGTACCTgtctagaggatggagagagtgcTCAGGTTCTGAGTATCGTCCTAGATGAGGAAAATAAGGTGAACTAAAGATTGTACCAGACATCTATACCAAGTgtacagtaaaaaataaatacatgttgtATTATCACatatacactggataggtgcagtgaaatgtgttgaaaAAGAGTCGCTtgctgtgttgttttacagggtcagtcatagtagtacagCGCCCAGGGAGCAAATTAGGGTGAAGTGCCTTGCACATCAACAGATGGTCGTTTGGATGTGGTGTGCTGCTTCTCAGCTGGAAGACTCTCTCTCTTAAAGTAGCCTATATATGTACTTTTATAGGGATGTATGGTTGGAACCTGAGGTTTTCCTAACCACATGATCTGACCAGGAAAACCTCTGGGTCATAATGATGGTATATGTTAGTTATTACATAGTGAAGTAATACTACTTCTCCCCTTGTTTTTCTGTAGAACATAGTGAGATGTATGGGCTGGAACCTGCTGGGTCCTCTGGTTCAGATTCTGCTGAAGAAGGAGGAAAATAATCTTCCTCACTGCCTCGCCATCCTCGCACACCTGCTGGAGGTCTGTTGACATGTTCTAATTATTATACGTTATTACAAAGGTCTAATACTCAGCGTTTTGACCAATCATATCAGAACTTTTCACATAAGCTCTTTTTCCGAGCTGATCTGATTGAaatgggctgcctgtctaaacgcagccataTTGTTGTTTTGGttataaaatgtaaatgtttgctAGTCTGGCCCCAGAtcaccataggagttggcaagatatTACAAACAGATCTGAGATTAGGCTACATGTTTGCATGTCCAGACACGGAAGT
The sequence above is a segment of the Oncorhynchus nerka isolate Pitt River linkage group LG20, Oner_Uvic_2.0, whole genome shotgun sequence genome. Coding sequences within it:
- the rpap2 gene encoding LOW QUALITY PROTEIN: putative RNA polymerase II subunit B1 CTD phosphatase rpap2 (The sequence of the model RefSeq protein was modified relative to this genomic sequence to represent the inferred CDS: inserted 4 bases in 3 codons; deleted 2 bases in 2 codons; substituted 7 bases at 7 genomic stop codons); the encoded protein is MYPPLEKRPLQVVECLLEDSVLEDFLVDCVSTIKIEVYKKTVEERSIVKLCGYPVCSNKLGXVPTQQLNISTNTNKVNDITERKVSVQNQIFCCXFCYKASKSFELQISKSPLXLRQHKSGSTGEEERLTXRCFREEDVRNLPLYSVAPENPRXSRTAGHSDTEQHFVSSVVSQQQGPRVRWGSLPKHIKXRGGEXNEKRERRSGGKDTKMPKQTNKAEDKKEENTEESQKEPTKTINDIDGPQQHTTDTNHPSKQQPFLEERGSPEGQSMEDAAALLSQVTMQDRDPVTVTSSVLTTVNTCSVQNQDPATTPNPQWDSTPAQPTQPGLRITQLGMSRRGAQGLLKGHETTPKPGSVXLNLLEVLWSSFDEWWTEETMKFLYGPDHFNKTTVETKKKKEEXEEELDEDNLEDVVEGVGDGGDGGSPEGQGVLQRGGSPLGVRETGPETQSIGDVKRDDDDDDGPEWLVDSHAXHLIQKHITVEKLTRGCVYLYENAATVLCNGNVVTDVLIVDNQQYYRSIGNQVLCICVCIYMSGFPHLGKRLTMTDISSDHNSLVRTFRFTNTNIIHKGPEGTMIVMVLLNLLSVVYGRP